A single region of the Cyclopterus lumpus isolate fCycLum1 chromosome 16, fCycLum1.pri, whole genome shotgun sequence genome encodes:
- the LOC117745582 gene encoding gonadotropin-releasing hormone II receptor-like isoform X2 — translation MWRLPRMSGNWSIMQMSSLAPPTSYVAPPPTNTSQWPPPPDWKAPSFTRAAQFRVGATLVLFLFAAVSNLALLGSVWCGRGRRLASHLRPLMLSLASADLVMTFVVMPLDAVWNVTVQWYGGDVLCKLLCFLKLFAMHASAFILVVISLDRQHAILHPLDALSAHRRNRVMLLLAWSLSLLLASPQLFIFRAIRVEAVDFTQCATHGSFSRRWQETVYNMFHFTTLYVVPLLVMSCCYSRILLHIHLQHLRDKGESYLRRSGTDIIPKARMKTLKMTVVIVLSFVVCWTPYYLLGIWYWFQPDMLRVTPEYVHHGLFVFGNLNTCCDPVIYGFYTPSFRADLAACCRRTKSDASLRSPDRLSARHKADPATNNQAGH, via the exons ATGTGGAGGTTGCCAag GATGTCAGGTAACTGGTCCATCATGCAAATGTCATCATTGGCTCCACCCACTAGCtatgtagccccgccccctaccAACACGTCCCAGTGGCCCCCTCCCCCAGACTGGAAGGCTCCCAGCTTCACCCGGGCCGCTCAGTTCCGCGTGGGAGCCACCTTGGTCCTCTTCCTGTTTGCCGCCGTCAGTAACCTCGCCTTATTGGGCAGTGTTTGGTGTGGGCGTGGCCGGCGGCTGGCATCTCACCTGCGGCCTTTGATGTTGAGCTTGGCGTCGGCCGACCTCGTGATGACCTTCGTGGTGATGCCTCTGGACGCGGTGTGGAACGTGACGGTGCAGTGGTACGGAGGAGACGTCCTCTGCAAGCTGCTGTGCTTCCTGAAGCTGTTCGCCATGCACGCCTCCGCCTTCATCCTCGTGGTCATCAGCCTCGACCGCCAGCACGCCATCCTGCACCCGCTGGACGCCCTGAGTGCACACCGCAGGAACCGAGTCATGCTGCTGCTGGCCTGGAGCCTCAGCCTGCTGCTCGCATCACCTCAG CTCTTCATCTTCCGGGCGATCAGAGTCGAGGCCGTGGACTTCACTCAGTGTGCGACTCACGGCAGCTTCAGCCGCCGCTGGCAGGAAACCGTTTACAACATGTTTCACTTCACCACGCTGTATGTGGTCCCCCTGCTGGTGATGAGCTGCTGCTACAGCCGCATCCTGCTGCATATCCACCTGCAGCACCTGAGAGACAAAG GTGAGTCGTACCTGCGGCGCAGTGGCACCGACATCATCCCGAAGGCTCGGATGAAGACTCTGAAGATGACGGTGGTCATCGTGCTTTCCTTCGTTGTGTGCTGGACGCCGTACTACCTGCTGGGGATCTGGTACTGGTTCCAGCCCGACATGCTGCGCGTCACACCTGAGTACGTGCACCACGGCCTCTTCGTGTTCGGGAACCTGAACACCTGCTGCGACCCCGTCATCTACGGCTTCTACACGCCGTCCTTCAGGGCCGACCTCGCCGCCTGCTGCCGCAGGACGAAGAGCGACGCCTCGCTGCGATCTCCGGACCGCCTGTCCGCCAGGCACAAGGCGGACCCTGCCACCAACAACCAGGCAGGacactga
- the LOC117745175 gene encoding immunoglobulin superfamily DCC subclass member 3-like, translating into MKYEAPPPAHPQDVSLNQTFRTCSSVLQELFFMDEDDDDDDDARTLLPSHHHHHHHHHHHLPLIISVGGASELAFLKEPSDVIAARDCPLTLDCQVEGEGPISITWRRNGVPVATGVKATVLGNGTLLIRNVSKRRESGETDAGEYDCAAQNRYGMLISRKARVQLASLPKFLSHPESVVVDEGGVARLTCQVNGIPEANITWQRDRRPLSTEDPRYTLLPNGVLQITGVRRTDGGLFRCVASNIANTRYSREAQLSVTVAGFRTYREPVILSGPQNLTINVHQTAILECIATGNPRPIVSWSRLDGRSIGVEGIQVLGTGNLMISDATLKHSGVYVCSANRPGSRSRRTAVGRLVVQAPPEFVQWPQSLSRPAGGSAVFSCTASGAPEPHLIWLKNGKLLTQTGTLKLSNGNTTLAITRITPQDEAIYQCIAENSAGTNQASARLAISQGPELPEAPTGLQASALSSSSLQLIWDQPTEHVSQQIIGYVLHIRRLGEPDSAELQEAVSKTTFSHEFINLEAATTYSVYLKAYSALGGSQQSITITATTHGGVPSSPSFFTNVLNQTAMQVYWELPSKPGKLEGFRLEYRGVSNPEVQGQETFPGHINTHTISYLEPAAVYEIQLVAFNGNGDGPANRRLVSLDEGGNPAAAGPSCNCDQPHSSSSTLLVAVHSGLACILCCLLLVLLGYRRR; encoded by the exons GCCCCTCCCCCCGCCCATCCACAGGATGTCAGTTTGAATCAGACCTTCAGGACCTGCAGCTCGGTCCTCCAGGAGCTCTTCTTCATGG atgaagatgatgatgatgatgatgatgctcgGACTCTGCTGCCCAG tcatcatcaccatcatcatcatcatcatcaccatcttcctCTCATCATCA GTGTGGGCGGGGCCTCTGAGCTGGCATTCCTCAAAGAGCCCAGTGATGTCATCGCAGCGAGGGATTGCCCCCTAACCCTGGACTGtcaggtggagggggaggggccaaTCTCCATCACCTGGAGACGGAACGGTGTCCCCGTGGCAACCGGCGTCAAGGCGACGGTGCTCGGCAACGGAACGCTGCTCATCAGGAACGTGTCCAAGAGACGAGAGAGCGGCGAGACGGACGCCGGCGAGTACGACTGCGCCGCCCAGAACCGCTACGGCATGCTGATCAGCCGCAAGGCCCGGGTCCAGCTGGCAT ccCTTCCTAAGTTCCTGTCTCACCCAGAGTCTGTTGTGGTGGAtgaagggggcgtggccagactCACCTGTCAGGTAAATGGAATCCCAGAAGCCAACATCACCTGGCAGAGAGACCGACGCCCACTGAGCACAGAGGACCCCAg GTACACTCTGCTGCCTAACGGCGTGCTGCAGATCACCGGCGTCCGAAGAACAGACGGTGGTTTGTTTCGCTGCGTCGCCTCCAACATCGCCAACACTCGATACAGCCGTGAGGCGCAGCTGTCTGTCACCG TTGCAGGATTCAGGACCTACAGAGAACCCGTCATCCTGTCCGGACCTCAGAACCTCACCATCAACGTCCACCAGACGGCCATCTTGGAATGCATCGCCACGGGAAACCCCCGACCCATCGTGTCCTGGAGTCGCCTCG ACGGCCGCTCCATCGGGGTGGAGGGCATCCAGGTGTTGGGAACAGGGAACCTGATGATCTCTGACGCCACGCTGAAGCACTCAGGAGTTTACGTTTGTTCAGCCAACAGACCAGGAAGTAGATCCAGAAGAACGGCAGTGGGACGCCTCGTAGTACAAG ctcctccagagttCGTGCAGTGGCCTCAGTCCCTCTccagaccagcagggggcagcgctGTGTTCAGCTGCACGGCATCCGGCGCTCCGGAGCCGCATCTCATCTGGTTAAAGAACGGGAAGCTACTGACGCAGACCGGCACCCTGAAGCTCTCCAACGGAAACAC gacCCTGGCCATCACCCGGATCACCCCCCAGGACGAGGCCATCTATCAGTGCATCGCAGAGAACAGCGCCGGCACTAACCAGGCCAGCGCCCGCCTCGCCATCAGCCAGGGGCCCGAGCTGCCCGAGGCCCCCACCGGCCTCCAGGCCTCGGCACTCAGCTCAAGCAGCCTGCAGCTGATCTGGGACCAGCCGACGGAGCACGTCAGCCAGCAGATCATCGGCTACGTCCTGCACATCAGACGCTTGGGAG AACCAGACAGTGCCGAGCTGCAGGAGGCCGTCAGCAAGACCACTTTCAGTCACGAGTTCATCAACCTGGAAGCTGCCACCACCTACTCCGTCTACCTGAAGGCCTACTCTGCTCTGGGAGGGAGCCAGCAGTCCATCACCATCACTGCTACCACACATGGGGGTG TTCCCAGTTCTCCCAGTTTCTTTACAAATGTCCTGAATCAGACGGCAATGCAGGTGTACTGGGAGCTGCCGAGTAAGCCAGGGAAGCTGGAGGGCTTCAGACTGGAGTACCGAGGGGTTTCCAACCCAGAAGTGCAGGGGCAGGAGACCTTCCCAGGACACATCAACACCCATACCATCTCCTACCTGG AGCCGGCAGCAGTTTACGAGATCCAGCTGGTGGCGTTTAACGGGAACGGAGACGGTCCGGCCAACCGGCGCCTGGTGTCTCTGGACGAGGGAGGAAACCCTGCAGCAG CTGGTCCCAGCTGTAACTGTGACCAACCTCACAGCTCCTCGTCCACGCTGCTGGTCGCCGTTCACAGCGGCCTCGCATGCATcctctgctgcctgctgctggtCCTTCTGGGGTACAGACGCAGGTAA
- the LOC117745582 gene encoding gonadotropin-releasing hormone II receptor-like isoform X3, with translation MSGNWSIMQMSSLAPPTSYVAPPPTNTSQWPPPPDWKAPSFTRAAQFRVGATLVLFLFAAVSNLALLGSVWCGRGRRLASHLRPLMLSLASADLVMTFVVMPLDAVWNVTVQWYGGDVLCKLLCFLKLFAMHASAFILVVISLDRQHAILHPLDALSAHRRNRVMLLLAWSLSLLLASPQLFIFRAIRVEAVDFTQCATHGSFSRRWQETVYNMFHFTTLYVVPLLVMSCCYSRILLHIHLQHLRDKAGESYLRRSGTDIIPKARMKTLKMTVVIVLSFVVCWTPYYLLGIWYWFQPDMLRVTPEYVHHGLFVFGNLNTCCDPVIYGFYTPSFRADLAACCRRTKSDASLRSPDRLSARHKADPATNNQAGH, from the exons ATGTCAGGTAACTGGTCCATCATGCAAATGTCATCATTGGCTCCACCCACTAGCtatgtagccccgccccctaccAACACGTCCCAGTGGCCCCCTCCCCCAGACTGGAAGGCTCCCAGCTTCACCCGGGCCGCTCAGTTCCGCGTGGGAGCCACCTTGGTCCTCTTCCTGTTTGCCGCCGTCAGTAACCTCGCCTTATTGGGCAGTGTTTGGTGTGGGCGTGGCCGGCGGCTGGCATCTCACCTGCGGCCTTTGATGTTGAGCTTGGCGTCGGCCGACCTCGTGATGACCTTCGTGGTGATGCCTCTGGACGCGGTGTGGAACGTGACGGTGCAGTGGTACGGAGGAGACGTCCTCTGCAAGCTGCTGTGCTTCCTGAAGCTGTTCGCCATGCACGCCTCCGCCTTCATCCTCGTGGTCATCAGCCTCGACCGCCAGCACGCCATCCTGCACCCGCTGGACGCCCTGAGTGCACACCGCAGGAACCGAGTCATGCTGCTGCTGGCCTGGAGCCTCAGCCTGCTGCTCGCATCACCTCAG CTCTTCATCTTCCGGGCGATCAGAGTCGAGGCCGTGGACTTCACTCAGTGTGCGACTCACGGCAGCTTCAGCCGCCGCTGGCAGGAAACCGTTTACAACATGTTTCACTTCACCACGCTGTATGTGGTCCCCCTGCTGGTGATGAGCTGCTGCTACAGCCGCATCCTGCTGCATATCCACCTGCAGCACCTGAGAGACAAAG CAGGTGAGTCGTACCTGCGGCGCAGTGGCACCGACATCATCCCGAAGGCTCGGATGAAGACTCTGAAGATGACGGTGGTCATCGTGCTTTCCTTCGTTGTGTGCTGGACGCCGTACTACCTGCTGGGGATCTGGTACTGGTTCCAGCCCGACATGCTGCGCGTCACACCTGAGTACGTGCACCACGGCCTCTTCGTGTTCGGGAACCTGAACACCTGCTGCGACCCCGTCATCTACGGCTTCTACACGCCGTCCTTCAGGGCCGACCTCGCCGCCTGCTGCCGCAGGACGAAGAGCGACGCCTCGCTGCGATCTCCGGACCGCCTGTCCGCCAGGCACAAGGCGGACCCTGCCACCAACAACCAGGCAGGacactga
- the LOC117745582 gene encoding gonadotropin-releasing hormone II receptor-like isoform X1, translated as MWRLPRMSGNWSIMQMSSLAPPTSYVAPPPTNTSQWPPPPDWKAPSFTRAAQFRVGATLVLFLFAAVSNLALLGSVWCGRGRRLASHLRPLMLSLASADLVMTFVVMPLDAVWNVTVQWYGGDVLCKLLCFLKLFAMHASAFILVVISLDRQHAILHPLDALSAHRRNRVMLLLAWSLSLLLASPQLFIFRAIRVEAVDFTQCATHGSFSRRWQETVYNMFHFTTLYVVPLLVMSCCYSRILLHIHLQHLRDKAGESYLRRSGTDIIPKARMKTLKMTVVIVLSFVVCWTPYYLLGIWYWFQPDMLRVTPEYVHHGLFVFGNLNTCCDPVIYGFYTPSFRADLAACCRRTKSDASLRSPDRLSARHKADPATNNQAGH; from the exons ATGTGGAGGTTGCCAag GATGTCAGGTAACTGGTCCATCATGCAAATGTCATCATTGGCTCCACCCACTAGCtatgtagccccgccccctaccAACACGTCCCAGTGGCCCCCTCCCCCAGACTGGAAGGCTCCCAGCTTCACCCGGGCCGCTCAGTTCCGCGTGGGAGCCACCTTGGTCCTCTTCCTGTTTGCCGCCGTCAGTAACCTCGCCTTATTGGGCAGTGTTTGGTGTGGGCGTGGCCGGCGGCTGGCATCTCACCTGCGGCCTTTGATGTTGAGCTTGGCGTCGGCCGACCTCGTGATGACCTTCGTGGTGATGCCTCTGGACGCGGTGTGGAACGTGACGGTGCAGTGGTACGGAGGAGACGTCCTCTGCAAGCTGCTGTGCTTCCTGAAGCTGTTCGCCATGCACGCCTCCGCCTTCATCCTCGTGGTCATCAGCCTCGACCGCCAGCACGCCATCCTGCACCCGCTGGACGCCCTGAGTGCACACCGCAGGAACCGAGTCATGCTGCTGCTGGCCTGGAGCCTCAGCCTGCTGCTCGCATCACCTCAG CTCTTCATCTTCCGGGCGATCAGAGTCGAGGCCGTGGACTTCACTCAGTGTGCGACTCACGGCAGCTTCAGCCGCCGCTGGCAGGAAACCGTTTACAACATGTTTCACTTCACCACGCTGTATGTGGTCCCCCTGCTGGTGATGAGCTGCTGCTACAGCCGCATCCTGCTGCATATCCACCTGCAGCACCTGAGAGACAAAG CAGGTGAGTCGTACCTGCGGCGCAGTGGCACCGACATCATCCCGAAGGCTCGGATGAAGACTCTGAAGATGACGGTGGTCATCGTGCTTTCCTTCGTTGTGTGCTGGACGCCGTACTACCTGCTGGGGATCTGGTACTGGTTCCAGCCCGACATGCTGCGCGTCACACCTGAGTACGTGCACCACGGCCTCTTCGTGTTCGGGAACCTGAACACCTGCTGCGACCCCGTCATCTACGGCTTCTACACGCCGTCCTTCAGGGCCGACCTCGCCGCCTGCTGCCGCAGGACGAAGAGCGACGCCTCGCTGCGATCTCCGGACCGCCTGTCCGCCAGGCACAAGGCGGACCCTGCCACCAACAACCAGGCAGGacactga